In Archocentrus centrarchus isolate MPI-CPG fArcCen1 chromosome 24, fArcCen1, whole genome shotgun sequence, one DNA window encodes the following:
- the leg1.1 gene encoding liver-enriched gene 1, tandem duplicate 1, protein MLRLVVLGLVLACAVSLSSSAVILENGMPIHWAQTASQVTELPMQDGILYPDPWNYLHRMSLHRLMIAATDPFMGSMGTNATDSPLWGLTLQLGWILTSGRVADPTSATTCGLQTGEPLCISTQSWWGCVDYFTSALRFLSAAQQGFMGPGVQVQMQVPAGVQDYCTTYASCKDSYPDAMSAWDAFFQGLKTMSEASVSDDVKRDSILGLYWAGQMASTYASAACNARQSHYSSVEVSFANSWLNSAEFVSAARFQSNLAKSVLFLSPLPSRILLDGDSAPNIADLSQEENHTLYVFNWIKNINSLLGGSLVNLWKRAMCSVNTRQKGAELLEQLLLNPSFATSTFLSIITEMTTSC, encoded by the exons ATGCTGCGTCTGGTGGTCCTTGGCCTTGTCCTGGCATGTGCAGTGTctctcagcagctctgcagtaattCTAGAAAATGGCATGCCCATCCATTGGGCACAAACAGCCAGCCAAGTGACTGAGCTGCCAATGCAGGATGGGATTCTTTATCCCGACCCCTGGAACTACCTTCACCGCATGAGTCTTCACCGGCTGATGATAGCTGCTACAGACCCCTTCATGGGATCCATGGGAACAAATGCCACTGACAGCCCACTGTGGGGACTGACACTGCAGCTTGGATGGATATTAACTTCAG GGCGCGTCGCTGACCCAACCAGTGCAACAACTTGTGGTCTGCAAACAGGAGAACCTTTGTGCATTTCTACTCAGAGCTGGTGGGGCT GTGTGGACTACTTTACCTCTGCGCTTCGCTTTCTGTCTGCTGCACAGCAGGGTTTCATGGGACCAGGAGTGCAG GTCCAGATGCAGGTGCCTGCAGGAGTGCAGGACTACTGTACGACTTATGCCAGCTGTAAAGATAGCTACCCTGATGCCATGTCTGCATGGGATGCCTTTTTTCAG GGTCTGAAGACTATGAGCGAAGCTTCTGTCTCTGATGATGTGAAGAGAGACAGTATCCTTGGTCTCTATTGGGCAGGCCAAATGGCTTCAACCTATGCCTCTGCAGCATGTAATGCCAg GCAGAGCCACTATTCTTCTGTAGAGGTGTCCTTTGCTAACAGCTGGCTGAACTCAGCAGAGTTTGTATCAGCGGCTCGTTTCCAGTCCAACTTGGCAAAATCTGTGCTCTTCCTATCCCCTCTGCCAAGCCGGATTTTACTG GACGGCGACAGCGCACCTAACATTGCTGATCTGAGTCAGGAGGAGAACCACACGCTGTATGTCTTCAACTGGATAAAGAATATTAACAGTCTGCTTG GTGGGTCATTGGTGAATCTGTGGAAACGTGCCATGTGTTCAGTGAACACAAGACAAAAAGGTGCAGAGCTTCTGGAGCAGCTCCTCCTGAATCCCAGCTTTGCTACAAGCACCTTCCTGTCTATCATCACTGAGATGACCACAAGCTGCTGA